A part of Micromonospora chersina genomic DNA contains:
- a CDS encoding DUF1330 domain-containing protein, with protein sequence MTVYALAQITIHDRERYDRYVAAFLPVLARHGGRLLAADGSPQVVEGSWPHEKAVLMSFDNREDFERWSTSPEYREISRDREAATEGVVILLDGIGHAWPA encoded by the coding sequence GTGACCGTCTACGCCCTCGCGCAGATCACCATCCACGACCGGGAACGCTACGACCGGTACGTGGCCGCCTTCCTGCCCGTCCTGGCGCGGCACGGTGGCCGGCTGCTCGCCGCCGACGGGTCCCCGCAGGTGGTCGAGGGGAGCTGGCCGCACGAGAAGGCGGTGCTCATGTCCTTCGACAACCGCGAGGACTTCGAGCGCTGGTCCACCTCGCCGGAATACCGGGAGATCTCCCGGGACCGGGAGGCGGCCACCGAGGGAGTCGTCATCCTGCTCGACGGGATCGGCCACGCCTGGCCGGCCTGA
- a CDS encoding N-acetyltransferase, whose amino-acid sequence MTLDIVSLAQRPDLAPLLDRDFDGAWPQFMIWDPMGSVYYSVAHDLYPEFVFAAVDPAEPGRAVARAYAVPLRWTEDELPDGGWDRMIQRATVNRLTGATPNLVSALEICVRPDRRGGGVSGLMLAAMREAAARHGFDTLVAPVRPNGKAALPEVPMTEYAARVRPDGLPVDPWLRVHVRAGGVIERVAPRSMAVTGTLADWRRWTGLPFDTSGPVHVPGALAPVLVDVAHDHAAYVEPNVWVRHRL is encoded by the coding sequence GTGACCCTGGACATCGTGAGCCTCGCGCAGCGCCCCGACCTGGCCCCGCTGCTCGACCGCGACTTCGACGGCGCCTGGCCGCAGTTCATGATCTGGGACCCGATGGGCTCGGTGTACTACAGCGTCGCCCACGACCTCTACCCGGAGTTCGTCTTCGCCGCGGTCGACCCGGCCGAGCCGGGCCGCGCCGTCGCCCGCGCGTACGCCGTGCCACTGCGCTGGACGGAGGACGAGCTGCCCGACGGCGGGTGGGACCGGATGATCCAGCGGGCCACCGTCAACCGCCTCACCGGCGCGACCCCGAACCTGGTCTCCGCGCTGGAGATCTGCGTGCGGCCGGACCGGCGCGGCGGCGGCGTGTCCGGGCTGATGCTCGCGGCGATGCGCGAGGCGGCGGCCCGCCACGGCTTCGACACCCTGGTCGCGCCGGTGCGCCCGAACGGCAAGGCCGCCCTCCCCGAGGTGCCGATGACCGAGTACGCGGCGCGGGTCCGCCCCGACGGCCTGCCGGTCGACCCGTGGCTGCGGGTGCACGTGCGGGCCGGCGGGGTGATCGAGCGGGTCGCGCCCCGGTCGATGGCGGTCACCGGCACCCTCGCCGACTGGCGGCGGTGGACCGGGCTGCCGTTCGACACCAGCGGGCCGGTGCACGTGCCGGGCGCGCTGGCGCCGGTGCTCGTCGACGTGGCGCACGACCACGCCGCCTACGTCGAGCCGAACGTCTGGGTGCGGCACCGGCTGTAG